One genomic segment of Virgibacillus doumboii includes these proteins:
- the ribH gene encoding 6,7-dimethyl-8-ribityllumazine synthase, translating to MGKTFEGNLVGTDLKIGIVVGRFNDFITSKLLEGAVGTLKRHGVHEENIEVAWVPGAFEIPLAAQKMANSNYDAVITLGAVIRGSTPHFDYVCNEAAKGVSHASMQSGKPVIFGILTTETIEQAVERAGTKAGNKGADAAVAAIETANLVKELEG from the coding sequence ATGGGAAAAACATTTGAGGGGAACCTGGTAGGAACCGATTTGAAGATAGGTATTGTTGTAGGACGTTTTAATGATTTTATTACGAGTAAATTGCTTGAAGGGGCAGTCGGCACCTTGAAAAGACACGGTGTACATGAAGAAAATATTGAGGTTGCCTGGGTGCCGGGTGCATTTGAAATTCCCTTAGCAGCCCAAAAAATGGCCAATAGCAATTATGATGCGGTCATTACGCTTGGAGCAGTGATCCGCGGGTCCACTCCGCACTTTGACTATGTGTGCAATGAAGCCGCAAAAGGTGTATCACATGCATCCATGCAATCAGGAAAGCCGGTAATATTCGGTATTTTAACAACCGAAACAATCGAACAAGCTGTCGAACGTGCAGGTACAAAAGCCGGAAACAAAGGTGCAGATGCAGCAGTTGCGGCAATTGAAACAGCAAACCTTGTAAAAGAGTTGGAAGGATAG
- a CDS encoding ABC-F family ATP-binding cassette domain-containing protein: MLTIESLYKSYGDKVLFNDVTCTVTENDRIGLIGVNGTGKSTFLKVIAGLDTAEKGTMNHAKDYRIEYLAQDPELADDLTVIEQIYYGESTIMKVMREYETALNRLNRDTTDEKAQSRMLEMQQRMDEHEAWEANTAAKTILTKLGIKDFDKNVSELSGGQKKRVAIAKALIQPADLLILDEPTNHLDNETVEWLEKYLASYKGALFLVTHDRYFLNRVTNKIFELDKGNFYIYEGNYELFLEKKAEREALEASYEEKHRNTLRRELAWLKRGPKARGTKQKARVERVEEMKGKKFDTNRQDVSFEVGSTRLGKKVIELKGINKSYDGNQLIRDFDYLVVPGERLGIIGPNGSGKTTLLNIMAERIVPDNGELEIGETVKIGYYTQGDEELDPNMRIIDYIKEVAHVIHTKNGEEITAEQMLERFLFSRAEQWTYIGKLSGGEKRRLYLLKVLMREPNVLFLDEPTNDLDTQTLGVLEEYLDSFPGVVITVSHDRYFLDRVVDQLLVFGGNASIERFYGNYSDFLARENERKATRPSTPVKEKPKKQPSRKKLSYNDKKEWETIEDEITRLEMKVEELQDGIDNAGSDLEKVQELYQEQQQIEEKLEAKMERWEELLELVEKMEK, from the coding sequence ATGCTCACAATCGAAAGTTTATATAAATCATATGGTGACAAAGTTTTATTCAACGATGTAACGTGTACGGTCACAGAAAATGACCGAATTGGTCTGATTGGCGTCAATGGTACCGGGAAATCAACTTTTTTAAAAGTAATTGCCGGTCTGGATACTGCCGAAAAAGGTACCATGAATCATGCCAAAGATTACCGGATTGAGTATTTGGCGCAGGATCCCGAGCTCGCCGACGATTTAACGGTTATTGAGCAGATTTATTATGGTGAATCGACAATCATGAAAGTGATGCGGGAGTATGAGACAGCGCTAAACAGGCTGAATCGGGATACAACTGATGAAAAGGCCCAGTCCCGAATGCTCGAGATGCAGCAGCGGATGGATGAACATGAGGCATGGGAAGCGAATACTGCTGCCAAAACCATTCTCACGAAATTAGGGATTAAGGATTTTGATAAAAACGTTTCCGAGTTATCCGGCGGGCAAAAAAAGCGTGTAGCGATTGCAAAAGCATTGATTCAGCCGGCTGATTTGTTAATTCTGGATGAGCCGACAAACCATCTTGATAATGAAACGGTGGAATGGCTTGAAAAGTATCTCGCGTCCTATAAAGGCGCATTATTTCTCGTTACGCACGACCGTTATTTTTTAAACCGCGTGACCAATAAAATATTCGAACTCGATAAAGGCAACTTTTATATTTATGAAGGAAACTATGAATTGTTTCTGGAGAAGAAAGCTGAACGTGAGGCGCTTGAAGCAAGTTACGAGGAAAAGCACCGGAACACGCTGCGTCGGGAACTTGCCTGGCTGAAACGCGGGCCGAAAGCAAGAGGGACGAAGCAGAAGGCCCGGGTTGAACGTGTCGAGGAGATGAAAGGAAAGAAATTTGACACCAACAGACAGGACGTTTCTTTTGAGGTTGGCTCTACCCGCCTTGGAAAAAAAGTAATCGAGCTGAAAGGAATTAACAAATCTTACGATGGCAACCAGCTGATCAGGGATTTTGACTATTTGGTTGTACCCGGCGAACGGCTTGGTATCATCGGGCCAAATGGTTCCGGTAAAACGACGCTGCTTAATATAATGGCAGAGCGGATTGTCCCTGACAATGGTGAACTGGAGATTGGAGAAACCGTTAAAATCGGTTACTATACCCAGGGCGACGAAGAACTTGATCCCAACATGCGAATCATTGACTACATCAAAGAAGTAGCGCATGTAATCCATACAAAAAACGGCGAGGAGATCACAGCAGAGCAAATGCTGGAGCGGTTTCTATTTTCCCGGGCGGAACAGTGGACATATATCGGCAAACTTTCCGGCGGGGAAAAACGACGGCTTTATTTGCTGAAAGTATTGATGAGGGAACCGAATGTATTGTTTCTCGATGAGCCGACGAATGACCTGGATACACAAACATTGGGTGTGCTTGAAGAGTACTTGGATTCGTTCCCCGGTGTTGTTATTACGGTTTCCCACGACCGCTACTTCCTGGATCGTGTTGTTGATCAATTGCTTGTATTTGGCGGAAATGCCTCCATTGAGCGGTTTTATGGAAACTACAGTGACTTTTTAGCCCGTGAGAACGAACGCAAGGCAACGCGACCGTCCACTCCGGTAAAAGAAAAGCCGAAAAAACAGCCGAGTCGCAAAAAGTTATCCTATAATGATAAAAAAGAATGGGAAACGATTGAGGATGAAATAACACGGCTGGAGATGAAAGTGGAAGAACTGCAGGATGGCATTGATAATGCCGGCAGCGACCTTGAGAAGGTTCAGGAGTTATATCAGGAACAGCAGCAAATAGAGGAAAAGCTCGAAGCAAAGATGGAACGCTGGGAAGAACTTTTGGAGTTAGTCGAAAAGATGGAAAAATAA